The proteins below are encoded in one region of Fimbriimonadaceae bacterium:
- the murG gene encoding undecaprenyldiphospho-muramoylpentapeptide beta-N-acetylglucosaminyltransferase: protein MKLVMTGGGTGGHVFPALEVARAAQDRGASVRYFGSHRGIEGAQCAKVGLPFEGFASEPVYSLTRLRGWRSIVRLLRASGKCARALERERPDCVFATGGYSSAPVLSAAKRLGVPLVLHEQNSVPGRTLRLAAPSAHRVCLVFDGAAKFFPQGRTVRTGMPIRRELRDSAQGRLPTTHSLESAAPIVLVMGGSQGSLALNDVSLAAAVRIAKDELQWLHLTGLSHFESTMETLRKMPVKAPYSVKAYLDADEMACAYFSSAVAVCRAGAGTLSELAAFRKPAILVPYPRAFGDHQRKNAEEFAAMGAADVLTQDNLSASSLEIRLYSWIHDRERVLAAERALAEWDVPDATEQILDIVWEAGAAP, encoded by the coding sequence TTGAAGCTGGTCATGACCGGCGGTGGCACCGGCGGCCACGTGTTTCCGGCGCTTGAAGTCGCGCGAGCGGCACAGGACCGGGGCGCGAGCGTCCGCTACTTCGGTTCGCACCGTGGGATCGAAGGCGCCCAGTGCGCCAAGGTCGGCCTGCCGTTCGAGGGGTTCGCGAGCGAACCGGTCTACTCGCTGACGCGGCTTCGAGGCTGGCGTTCGATCGTGCGGCTCCTGCGCGCGAGCGGGAAGTGCGCGCGTGCGCTCGAGCGAGAGAGGCCGGACTGCGTCTTCGCCACGGGCGGATATTCGTCCGCGCCGGTGCTCAGCGCGGCCAAGCGGCTGGGCGTCCCGCTGGTGCTGCACGAGCAGAACAGCGTTCCCGGCCGCACCTTGCGGCTCGCCGCGCCTTCGGCCCACCGGGTCTGCCTCGTCTTTGACGGGGCCGCGAAGTTTTTCCCACAGGGCCGGACGGTGCGGACCGGAATGCCGATCCGCCGCGAGCTGCGGGATTCCGCCCAGGGCCGACTTCCGACGACGCACTCGCTGGAATCAGCCGCGCCGATCGTGCTCGTCATGGGCGGTTCGCAGGGGAGCCTCGCCCTCAACGATGTGTCCCTCGCGGCAGCGGTGCGGATCGCGAAGGACGAGCTGCAGTGGCTGCACCTCACCGGCCTTTCCCACTTCGAGTCCACGATGGAAACCCTCCGCAAAATGCCGGTCAAGGCGCCTTATTCGGTGAAGGCGTACCTGGACGCGGACGAGATGGCTTGCGCCTACTTTTCCAGTGCGGTGGCGGTGTGCCGCGCCGGGGCGGGCACGCTGAGCGAACTGGCCGCCTTCCGCAAGCCGGCGATCCTCGTGCCCTATCCGAGGGCCTTTGGCGACCACCAGCGGAAGAACGCAGAGGAGTTCGCGGCCATGGGAGCGGCGGACGTGCTCACCCAGGACAACCTCTCCGCGTCGAGCTTAGAGATCCGGCTTTACTCCTGGATCCACGACCGGGAGCGCGTGCTGGCGGCCGAACGGGCGCTGGCGGAGTGGGACGTCCCCGATGCCACCGAGCAAATCCTGGACATTGTTTGGGAGGCAGGAGCGGCTCCATGA
- a CDS encoding FtsW/RodA/SpoVE family cell cycle protein, protein MTDLRRESAWIWALASIATVIGMLAIWDAGYVRAAADGGVVPREFVSQGVAIVAAVIAGAACAAIRAKDWRRLAPLVYLLGLGCLIAVKVIGKEINGAQRWIELGFFNLQPSEVAKFAAILFLAAVFADRKPSPRPPRKRLAWYEALDRVWMPRLLRAWPLLAIGAYVLLIEAEPDLATAMVIAAVTLGMMILAGVRASSLLALGAVSTVVVGYMVMTEPYRMDRIVNHGSRWEKGNIDSIGYQTTQSEKAMLRGGLTGVGLGEGRAKHTLPAPTTDFVMTTISEETGLVGSLAVLAVLGGLTAMLFRAAMRVQTQFGKLVVAGVATWIGVQTCTNVMMANGFLPPIGVPLPFVSAGGSSLIALWAALGLCQSQFMAKAQGAELEAGHDRRWHRRPRVSGA, encoded by the coding sequence GTGACCGACCTCCGGCGGGAATCGGCCTGGATTTGGGCCCTGGCGTCCATCGCGACCGTCATCGGGATGCTGGCCATTTGGGACGCTGGCTATGTGCGTGCGGCCGCGGACGGCGGCGTCGTTCCCCGTGAGTTCGTGAGCCAGGGTGTGGCGATCGTCGCCGCCGTGATCGCGGGAGCCGCGTGCGCGGCGATCCGCGCAAAGGACTGGCGGCGGTTAGCCCCGCTTGTCTACCTGCTTGGGTTGGGCTGCCTTATCGCGGTGAAGGTCATCGGCAAGGAGATCAACGGCGCCCAGCGCTGGATCGAACTGGGGTTCTTCAACCTCCAACCCTCGGAGGTCGCCAAGTTCGCCGCCATCTTGTTCCTGGCCGCGGTCTTTGCGGACCGCAAGCCCAGCCCACGGCCCCCGAGAAAGCGGTTGGCCTGGTACGAGGCTCTGGATCGGGTCTGGATGCCGCGCCTTTTGCGGGCCTGGCCCCTTCTTGCCATAGGGGCCTATGTGCTCCTGATCGAGGCCGAGCCGGACTTGGCGACCGCCATGGTCATCGCCGCCGTGACGCTTGGCATGATGATCCTGGCAGGGGTCAGGGCGTCCTCCCTCCTGGCCCTGGGGGCGGTTTCCACGGTGGTCGTGGGCTACATGGTCATGACCGAGCCGTACCGTATGGACCGCATCGTGAACCATGGTTCGCGGTGGGAGAAGGGCAACATCGATTCGATCGGTTACCAGACCACGCAGTCCGAAAAGGCGATGCTCCGCGGGGGCCTGACAGGGGTCGGTCTTGGCGAGGGACGCGCCAAGCACACGCTGCCCGCGCCGACCACCGACTTCGTGATGACCACGATCTCCGAGGAGACGGGGCTGGTCGGGTCGCTGGCCGTCCTCGCTGTCTTGGGTGGCCTTACGGCCATGCTCTTTCGAGCGGCGATGCGCGTCCAGACTCAGTTTGGAAAGCTCGTGGTCGCGGGGGTTGCTACATGGATTGGGGTTCAAACTTGCACAAATGTCATGATGGCCAATGGCTTCTTGCCCCCGATTGGGGTTCCGCTTCCGTTCGTGAGCGCGGGCGGCTCCAGCCTCATCGCCTTGTGGGCCGCGCTCGGGCTCTGCCAGTCCCAGTTCATGGCGAAGGCTCAAGGGGCCGAGCTTGAAGCTGGTCATGACCGGCGGTGGCACCGGCGGCCACGTGTTTCCGGCGCTTGA
- the murD gene encoding UDP-N-acetylmuramoyl-L-alanine--D-glutamate ligase: MRVPKRIAVAGMGVSGLAVGRVAARLGSSPVVFDQKPADSPNVIEAVDQLVAEGVEAVTGWHGRLDGSEFDALVVSPGFPREHPAIRDMLAHGRPVWSEVEFGFRIAKAPVVAITGTNGKSATTVLTWTLLEASGTRAWLCGNIAGSGFQETTFTEAAAAAGADDVLVAEVSSYQLEWVEEFHPRAATVTNVTPDHMNRYNTFEDYLDTKLRILDRLGEGDAAVLNIDSADAHAQRVRERVAASGGTASIVTYSPSGTQVASGVTRVEGETLLLGDHVLSRGELPLLGHHSVANVLCAWELASRVGNPNEASVDALRSFRGLSHRLERVGERGGVLVVNNSMCTNPAAVVASSQSLGRRQHLLMGGDAKKLDYAPVRDYLAGSPHKVYVFGPEAEQTNANLGGRWQVFARLEDAFEAAVAAAVPGEAVMLAPGCASSEPYANFKERGEAFREMAVRWLGS, from the coding sequence GTGAGGGTTCCGAAGCGGATCGCGGTTGCCGGAATGGGCGTGAGCGGCCTTGCCGTAGGGCGCGTGGCGGCCCGATTGGGGTCGAGCCCGGTCGTTTTCGACCAGAAACCGGCGGATAGCCCGAACGTTATCGAGGCGGTCGACCAGCTCGTGGCGGAAGGGGTCGAGGCGGTGACGGGCTGGCACGGCCGGCTCGACGGGAGCGAGTTCGACGCCTTGGTGGTGAGCCCCGGCTTTCCTCGGGAGCACCCCGCGATCCGCGACATGTTGGCCCATGGCCGCCCGGTGTGGAGCGAGGTCGAGTTCGGCTTTCGCATCGCGAAGGCGCCCGTCGTCGCGATCACCGGCACCAACGGCAAGAGCGCGACCACGGTGCTGACCTGGACGCTGCTCGAGGCTTCGGGGACGAGGGCCTGGCTTTGCGGCAACATCGCGGGCAGCGGCTTCCAGGAGACCACGTTCACCGAAGCGGCCGCTGCCGCAGGCGCGGACGACGTGCTCGTCGCCGAGGTCAGCAGCTATCAGCTCGAATGGGTCGAAGAGTTCCATCCCCGGGCGGCGACGGTCACAAACGTGACCCCTGACCACATGAATCGGTACAACACTTTTGAGGACTACTTGGACACAAAGCTTCGAATCCTCGATAGGCTGGGGGAAGGTGACGCGGCCGTCCTGAACATTGACAGCGCCGACGCGCACGCGCAGCGAGTGCGCGAAAGGGTGGCGGCCTCGGGTGGGACCGCTTCGATCGTCACGTACAGTCCGTCTGGAACTCAAGTGGCTTCAGGTGTCACCAGGGTCGAGGGTGAGACGCTTCTCCTCGGGGACCACGTCCTCAGCAGGGGAGAATTGCCGTTGCTTGGGCACCATAGCGTCGCGAACGTTCTCTGCGCCTGGGAGCTGGCGTCGCGCGTGGGGAATCCGAACGAGGCTTCGGTCGATGCCCTCAGGTCGTTCCGCGGACTCTCGCACCGGCTGGAGAGGGTCGGGGAGCGTGGAGGCGTGCTGGTGGTGAACAACTCGATGTGCACCAACCCTGCGGCCGTGGTCGCGAGCAGCCAATCGCTTGGGCGTCGCCAGCACCTGCTGATGGGAGGGGACGCGAAGAAGTTGGACTATGCGCCGGTTCGCGACTATCTCGCAGGTAGCCCTCACAAAGTCTACGTTTTCGGCCCAGAAGCTGAGCAAACAAACGCGAACCTGGGGGGTCGATGGCAAGTTTTCGCCCGCCTTGAAGACGCGTTTGAGGCAGCCGTGGCGGCGGCGGTGCCGGGCGAGGCCGTGATGCTTGCCCCGGGTTGCGCGAGCTCGGAGCCCTATGCGAATTTCAAGGAGCGCGGCGAAGCGTTCCGCGAGATGGCCGTGAGGTGGCTGGGATCGTGA